The following coding sequences lie in one Steroidobacter denitrificans genomic window:
- a CDS encoding ExeA family protein — MYTSFFGLDEKPFAITPDPRYLFMSERHAEALAHLLYGITEAGGFIQLTGEVGTGKTTVVRSLLERMPGHADVAVILNPQLTPLQFVLTICEELGIFMRDEDVASIKDLVDVLNKRLLDAHAKGRRIVVIVDEAQNLTPQTLEQVRLLTNLETASQKLLQIILIGQPELRELLGRNELRQLAQRITGRYHLDPLSKTETAAYVTHRLKIAGANGEIFTPAALRTVHTLSQGVPRIINVICDRALLGAFTRDTHCIGPALVRHAAGEVYGRRFGSPWMKALALASIAVAAAGVTFGLWQLHSAPQDDRADRTQAALHDPVAAAESITTAAMSSTGTAPQAEEPGPIGPATAAAEMDIAMLLEDQPHGTSTENAFAQLFSLWGGHFDPARGRPCDQALQQGLQCVYQQGSWGQLRTLNRPAILTLIDDHGNAHQVVVAELRDGAATIKLPEAQQTVSVASISRLWYGDYLVLWRPQVTGAHSLSAGMQGENVRWLRAALNTVRGQPAAANTSDYYDEELVRMVEDFQRRYRLTVDGVAGVQTQLVLDTLSNTGDAPLLLTRTDSVQGSS; from the coding sequence ATGTATACGAGCTTTTTCGGCCTCGACGAAAAGCCTTTCGCAATCACCCCCGACCCGCGCTACCTCTTCATGAGCGAGCGTCACGCGGAAGCGCTCGCTCATCTTTTATACGGCATCACCGAAGCCGGCGGCTTCATCCAGCTCACCGGCGAGGTCGGCACCGGCAAGACGACGGTGGTGCGCTCGCTCCTGGAACGCATGCCGGGTCATGCCGATGTCGCGGTCATCCTGAATCCGCAGTTGACGCCCCTGCAATTCGTGCTGACCATCTGTGAAGAACTGGGCATTTTCATGCGTGACGAGGATGTTGCCAGCATCAAGGATCTGGTCGATGTGCTGAACAAGCGTCTGCTCGACGCACATGCGAAAGGCAGGCGAATCGTCGTGATCGTCGATGAGGCCCAGAATCTGACACCGCAGACCTTGGAACAGGTACGGTTGCTGACAAATCTAGAAACGGCTTCGCAGAAACTACTGCAAATCATCCTGATCGGCCAACCCGAACTGCGTGAACTGTTGGGCCGCAACGAGCTGCGGCAGCTCGCCCAGCGCATCACCGGCCGTTACCACCTGGATCCCCTGTCCAAGACCGAGACCGCCGCCTATGTCACCCATCGACTGAAAATCGCCGGCGCAAACGGTGAGATCTTCACGCCGGCGGCGCTGCGGACAGTTCACACCTTGAGCCAGGGCGTTCCCCGCATCATCAACGTGATCTGCGATCGTGCGCTGCTGGGCGCGTTCACCCGGGACACGCACTGCATCGGCCCGGCGCTGGTGCGTCATGCCGCCGGCGAAGTCTATGGTCGCCGCTTCGGCTCTCCCTGGATGAAGGCGCTGGCGCTTGCCTCCATCGCCGTCGCCGCGGCCGGCGTGACATTCGGCCTGTGGCAGTTGCATTCGGCGCCCCAGGACGATCGCGCCGACAGAACCCAGGCCGCCCTCCACGACCCGGTCGCGGCGGCCGAATCGATCACGACTGCGGCCATGTCATCCACCGGGACGGCTCCGCAGGCCGAAGAGCCCGGCCCGATCGGGCCGGCAACCGCCGCCGCGGAGATGGACATCGCCATGCTGCTGGAGGATCAGCCGCACGGCACGAGCACAGAAAATGCCTTTGCACAGCTGTTTTCCCTATGGGGCGGCCATTTCGACCCGGCCCGGGGTCGCCCCTGTGATCAGGCGCTGCAGCAGGGTTTGCAATGCGTCTATCAGCAGGGTTCCTGGGGTCAGTTGCGGACCCTGAACCGGCCTGCGATCCTGACCTTGATCGACGATCATGGGAACGCACACCAGGTGGTGGTCGCGGAACTGCGAGACGGCGCAGCGACGATCAAGCTGCCCGAGGCACAACAGACGGTCTCGGTGGCCTCGATTTCCCGGCTGTGGTATGGCGATTACCTGGTGCTGTGGCGGCCCCAGGTCACGGGCGCGCACTCCTTGTCGGCCGGGATGCAGGGCGAAAACGTGCGCTGGCTGCGCGCTGCGTTGAATACCGTGCGCGGCCAACCCGCCGCTGCGAACACGAGCGATTACTACGACGAGGAATTGGTCCGCATGGTGGAAGACTTCCAGCGCCGCTATCGGCTGACGGTCGACGGTGTTGCCGGCGTACAGACTCAGCTCGTGCTGGACACCTTGAGCAATACCGGCGACGCCCCGCTACTGCTGACACGCACCGACTCCGTCCAGGGGAGTTCCTGA
- a CDS encoding FAD-binding protein produces the protein MPKAHHADVEHDVIFDVIVVGSGGGAQLSAVRAHDLGLNVLVIEKSELYGGTSATSGGALWIPLNGQAKDDYASAYTYLKAAAGDTATDSKLRAYLESGAELIRFINEKTALRYKVSEGYADYYPEMPGAVESGRAMEPLPFDGSLLGEEFFRLRPSHPGSLLMGMSMTIPESNAMATKAPGWIGVALKILARYWLDLPWRFKTRRDRRLCLGNALIGGLRQAMLARDIPLWLECPMQSLIVENGRVQGVMAHRGGHTVMLRARRGVILAAGGFERNQQMREQYLPQPTRQEWSVTPANINTGDAIRAAQAIGAKLENMTLAWGVPSVRHPDISQGTQAIFAERGFGGLIAVNQQGRRFVNESISYDRFYEALYRDHAKTGGSIPAWLIFDAQHRKDCPLGPLLPAAVMPDSKVPKAWWGDFVFKDASLEGLARRIGVDPTGLADSVRRNNEYARTGVDQDFHRGESAFDRYWALRNAKPNPCLVKIEKPPFYAVKIQPGDTGTKGGPAITDDGQVIAETGEPIPGLYCIGNNAAAPLGRAYGGAGGTLGPSLVFGFRAVNHLARTTTP, from the coding sequence TTGCCGAAAGCGCATCACGCGGACGTCGAACACGACGTCATATTCGATGTCATCGTCGTGGGCTCGGGGGGCGGGGCGCAACTCTCTGCCGTTCGTGCCCATGATTTGGGATTGAACGTCCTGGTCATCGAAAAGAGCGAGTTATACGGCGGCACGTCGGCCACCTCGGGCGGCGCACTCTGGATTCCGCTGAACGGCCAGGCCAAGGACGACTACGCATCGGCCTACACCTATCTGAAGGCTGCCGCCGGCGACACCGCAACGGATAGCAAGCTTCGTGCCTATCTTGAAAGCGGCGCCGAGTTGATCCGCTTCATCAACGAAAAGACCGCGCTGCGCTACAAGGTCAGCGAGGGTTACGCCGACTATTATCCTGAGATGCCTGGTGCAGTGGAGAGCGGCCGCGCCATGGAGCCGTTGCCCTTTGACGGCAGCTTGCTGGGCGAGGAATTCTTCCGGTTACGGCCCAGTCATCCGGGCTCCCTGCTGATGGGGATGTCGATGACGATCCCCGAATCCAATGCCATGGCCACCAAGGCGCCTGGCTGGATCGGGGTCGCGTTGAAAATCCTGGCGCGCTATTGGCTGGATCTGCCCTGGCGTTTCAAGACCAGGCGCGATCGGCGCCTATGTCTGGGCAACGCGCTGATCGGCGGCTTGCGCCAGGCGATGCTCGCGCGCGACATACCGCTGTGGCTCGAGTGCCCGATGCAATCGCTGATCGTCGAGAATGGCAGAGTGCAAGGCGTGATGGCGCACCGCGGCGGACACACGGTGATGCTGCGTGCCAGACGCGGGGTGATCCTCGCTGCCGGCGGCTTTGAACGCAACCAACAGATGCGCGAGCAATATCTGCCGCAGCCCACTCGCCAGGAATGGTCGGTGACCCCGGCCAACATCAACACGGGTGATGCCATCCGGGCCGCACAGGCCATCGGCGCCAAGCTCGAGAATATGACCCTGGCATGGGGCGTGCCGTCCGTGCGTCATCCCGATATATCCCAGGGCACGCAGGCGATATTCGCCGAACGAGGTTTTGGTGGCCTGATCGCCGTAAACCAGCAGGGTCGACGTTTTGTGAACGAGTCGATCTCCTATGATCGCTTTTACGAGGCGCTTTATCGCGATCACGCCAAGACCGGCGGCAGCATTCCGGCATGGCTGATCTTTGATGCGCAGCATCGCAAGGATTGTCCGCTCGGACCTTTGCTGCCTGCAGCGGTGATGCCGGACTCCAAGGTACCCAAGGCATGGTGGGGCGATTTCGTATTCAAGGACGCCAGCCTCGAGGGTCTGGCGCGTCGGATCGGCGTGGATCCGACGGGCCTTGCAGATTCAGTGCGCCGGAACAACGAGTACGCCCGTACCGGAGTGGATCAGGACTTCCATCGAGGCGAAAGCGCCTTCGATCGTTACTGGGCGCTGCGAAATGCCAAACCCAATCCCTGCCTGGTCAAGATCGAGAAGCCGCCATTTTATGCCGTCAAGATCCAGCCCGGCGATACCGGCACCAAAGGCGGACCGGCCATCACCGATGACGGACAGGTCATTGCCGAAACAGGCGAGCCGATTCCTGGTCTTTATTGTATCGGCAACAATGCTGCTGCGCCGCTCGGTAGAGCCTATGGCGGCGCCGGCGGCACGCTTGGGCCCAGTCTGGTTTTCGGCTTTCGCGCCGTGAATCACCTGGCGCGCACGACGACACCCTAA
- a CDS encoding lipid-transfer protein, whose product MTHPLKDQAAIVGIGATEFSKDSGRSELQLAVEAIKAALDEAGLKTSDVDGLSTFTMDNNPEIEIFRSIGGKELKFFSRVDYGGGGACAPVHQAAMAVHSGVADVVVCYRAMNERSQYRFGAAYVPPPMPSAAVATFGWTVPFGLATPASWVAMAAQRYMHDFGATSEDFGRVTVAMRRMAANNPQAWFYQKPITLEDHQQSRWIVEPLRLLDCCQESDGAVAIVVTSADRARHLKQKPVLIRGAAQGACDDQMNMTSFYRQDISALSEMRLVAKQLYAMSGIGPDDIQTAILYDHFSPFVLPQLEAFDFCKRGEAKDFIQDGHIAMSGRLPVNTHGGQLGEAYIHGVNGIAEGVRQVRGTSVNQVRDVQHVLVTAGTGVPTSGLILAAA is encoded by the coding sequence ATGACTCATCCATTGAAAGATCAGGCGGCCATCGTCGGCATCGGCGCCACGGAATTTTCCAAGGACTCCGGCCGCAGCGAGTTACAGCTCGCCGTGGAGGCGATCAAGGCGGCCCTCGATGAGGCCGGACTGAAGACCAGCGACGTTGACGGCCTGTCCACGTTCACCATGGACAACAATCCGGAGATCGAGATTTTCCGCAGTATCGGTGGCAAGGAGCTGAAATTTTTCAGCCGTGTCGACTATGGCGGTGGCGGTGCCTGCGCGCCCGTGCATCAGGCCGCGATGGCCGTGCACAGCGGCGTGGCGGACGTGGTGGTCTGTTATCGCGCCATGAACGAGCGTTCCCAGTATCGCTTCGGTGCGGCCTACGTGCCTCCGCCCATGCCCTCGGCGGCGGTGGCGACCTTCGGCTGGACCGTGCCCTTCGGGCTCGCGACACCGGCGTCCTGGGTGGCGATGGCCGCGCAGCGCTATATGCATGACTTCGGTGCGACCAGCGAGGATTTCGGCCGGGTGACCGTGGCCATGCGTCGCATGGCGGCGAACAATCCACAGGCTTGGTTCTACCAGAAACCGATCACGCTCGAGGATCATCAGCAAAGCCGCTGGATCGTCGAGCCGCTGCGGCTTCTCGACTGCTGCCAGGAGTCCGATGGCGCCGTGGCGATCGTCGTGACGAGCGCTGATCGCGCCCGCCACCTGAAACAAAAGCCGGTACTGATCCGCGGTGCGGCGCAGGGCGCCTGCGATGATCAGATGAACATGACGAGCTTCTATCGCCAGGATATTTCTGCGCTCTCCGAGATGCGTCTGGTGGCGAAGCAGCTCTATGCCATGTCGGGTATCGGACCGGACGACATCCAGACGGCGATACTCTATGACCACTTCTCACCCTTCGTGCTGCCACAGCTCGAAGCCTTCGACTTCTGCAAGCGCGGCGAAGCGAAGGACTTCATCCAGGACGGCCATATCGCCATGAGTGGGCGTTTGCCGGTGAATACCCATGGCGGCCAGCTCGGCGAAGCCTATATCCATGGCGTCAACGGCATCGCCGAAGGTGTGCGCCAGGTGCGCGGAACCTCAGTGAATCAGGTCAGGGATGTTCAGCATGTGCTGGTCACCGCCGGCACGGGCGTGCCGACCAGCGGGTTGATACTCGCGGCGGCCTGA
- a CDS encoding general secretion pathway protein GspB: MSFILEALKKSENERQRHSGPSLTDIRIRRRDEERPWWVIGVAALLVVNLGVLAIVLIRNSETQLPPAAAALQPEIQAAAGSRSRHPAPSPALPRPQESRPDRNLAAADGTHSPASPSTLNSASRSPAVRSLADEADPYGSGGDVLAPYTHLAAAAGVPDGPPMVRRIEAPAVTLVPRESLPEAARTGTDPGNEVLPTVSDMLAGGTSLPDMHLDIHVYSGIPAERFIFVNMRKYIEGQSLSEGPQVERITPDGVVLNHRGLRFLLTRQ, encoded by the coding sequence ATGAGCTTCATCCTGGAGGCGCTGAAAAAATCCGAGAACGAGCGGCAGCGCCACAGCGGTCCCTCGCTGACGGATATACGCATCCGGCGCCGCGATGAGGAACGTCCCTGGTGGGTGATCGGCGTCGCCGCGCTGCTGGTGGTCAACTTAGGCGTACTGGCGATCGTGCTGATCCGCAACAGTGAAACGCAGCTGCCGCCGGCAGCTGCAGCCTTGCAACCGGAAATTCAGGCCGCCGCCGGCAGCCGGTCTCGGCACCCGGCACCTTCACCGGCACTTCCCAGGCCGCAAGAGAGCAGGCCGGATAGGAATCTCGCTGCGGCGGACGGCACCCACTCGCCTGCTTCACCGTCCACCCTAAACTCGGCATCGCGCAGTCCGGCCGTACGCTCGCTGGCCGATGAAGCCGATCCCTACGGGAGCGGTGGCGATGTCCTCGCCCCTTACACGCATCTCGCAGCGGCGGCCGGTGTCCCCGACGGCCCGCCCATGGTCCGGCGCATCGAAGCGCCGGCTGTCACGCTCGTCCCGCGGGAATCCCTCCCGGAGGCCGCGCGCACCGGAACCGATCCCGGCAACGAGGTCCTGCCGACCGTGAGCGACATGCTTGCCGGCGGCACGTCGCTGCCCGATATGCATCTGGATATCCACGTGTATTCCGGCATACCCGCCGAGCGTTTCATATTCGTGAACATGCGCAAATACATTGAAGGACAGTCCTTGAGTGAAGGCCCCCAGGTCGAACGCATCACACCCGACGGCGTCGTCCTGAATCACCGGGGCCTGCGCTTCCTGCTGACGCGGCAATAA
- a CDS encoding TIGR03619 family F420-dependent LLM class oxidoreductase: protein MVQVAQVAIGLYGLQQWFDGDFAPVVEVARTAEEAGVDQVSITDHVVMGENTDKYPYGPFPAPLDYPWFEPLTVLAAIAGGTRRIRLSAGVLIAPLRPAVLLAKQLATLDVMSRGRVSIGLGLGWQREEYEASGVPWEGRYTRLEEQVRVCKLLWSQAPASFRGSTVQFERIHAWPRPVQAGGIPIWFGLAPSERNVERIAELGDGWIPMEQRPELLAGHIDKLRKAFVARGRDPQHLAVRVALRPVFRDDGTPDLEATLATIPALARAGVTMVEALPLIFCRGPQDLEAFCKQLVAAGRQAA from the coding sequence ATGGTTCAAGTAGCGCAAGTAGCGATCGGGCTGTACGGTCTGCAGCAATGGTTTGACGGCGATTTTGCGCCGGTGGTGGAAGTGGCCCGCACGGCTGAGGAAGCAGGCGTCGATCAGGTGAGCATCACCGATCATGTGGTGATGGGGGAAAACACCGACAAGTACCCCTATGGGCCGTTTCCCGCGCCATTGGATTACCCCTGGTTCGAGCCGCTCACGGTGCTGGCGGCCATCGCCGGGGGGACGCGCCGTATCCGGCTATCGGCAGGCGTGCTGATCGCACCGCTGCGCCCGGCGGTGCTGCTTGCCAAGCAGCTTGCGACGCTGGATGTCATGTCGCGCGGCCGGGTGAGCATTGGCTTGGGCCTGGGCTGGCAGAGGGAGGAATATGAGGCCTCGGGCGTGCCCTGGGAAGGGCGCTACACGCGTCTCGAGGAGCAGGTGCGCGTGTGCAAGCTGCTGTGGAGCCAGGCGCCGGCCAGCTTCCGGGGCAGCACGGTGCAATTCGAGCGCATCCATGCCTGGCCGCGTCCGGTGCAGGCTGGCGGCATTCCGATCTGGTTCGGGCTGGCACCGAGCGAGCGCAATGTCGAGCGGATCGCCGAGCTCGGCGATGGCTGGATTCCGATGGAACAACGGCCGGAACTGCTGGCCGGGCACATCGACAAGCTGCGCAAGGCGTTCGTCGCGCGCGGCCGCGATCCGCAGCATTTGGCGGTGCGGGTGGCATTGCGCCCGGTGTTTCGGGATGACGGCACGCCGGATCTGGAGGCGACGCTGGCCACCATTCCGGCACTGGCTCGTGCCGGGGTGACAATGGTGGAAGCGCTGCCGCTGATTTTTTGTCGTGGCCCGCAGGATCTGGAGGCTTTCTGTAAGCAACTTGTGGCAGCGGGCCGGCAGGCGGCATAA
- the cofH gene encoding 5-amino-6-(D-ribitylamino)uracil--L-tyrosine 4-hydroxyphenyl transferase CofH, translated as MSTAQKAIATAREGTRLDDAQVLALADLTDLRPLLAAAEELTLEGHGRAVTYSRKVFIPLTQLCRDVCHYCTFAKAPRSLKQAYLSPDEVVEIARTGAAAGCKEALFTLGDKPELRYSAARRALAELGHSSTLEYLEAAARSVFTQVGLLPHLNPGVMNREDLQRLRPVSVSMGLMLETASERLSARGGPHFGSPDKWPARRLETIEWAGELAIPFTTGLLIGIGETRLERLEALLALRALHERYGHLQEVIIQNFRAKPGTRMSQAPEPSLQEHLWTIAVARLVLGPRFSLQAPPNLQPGALAALVRAGVNDWGGVSPVTPDHVNPEAPWPHLETLATETAAADRELTERLGIAPPFVRTPEHWVDPALLSAVRRAADTRGLARTDLWHAGAATPVPAAAYTWIREAVRDTGTGISHRSGLSRPIARALARAGRGASLEESDIEQLFYAAGRDLHEVLRAADLVREDAVGDEVSYIVNRNINYTNICTYRCGFCAFSKGRSARDLRGPAYRIDTDEIAQRAVEAHAAGATEVCLQGGIHPSYTGETYLSIVAAVKAAVPDMHVHAFSPLEIMHGARTLQLSLVDYLRRLKAAGLSTLPGTAAEILDDEVRAIICPDKLSTNEWLQVMRTAHGIGLKSTSTMMFGHVEQPRHWARHLLHIRTLQKRTGGFTEFVPLPFVHMEAPMWRKGLARSGVSFREALLVHAIARLALHPLIPNIQTSWVKMGPEGAALTLQAGANDLGGTLMNESITRAAGGVNGQELDAAGIERLAQTLGRPTFQRTTLYQRAHTNIATPFIAIAQ; from the coding sequence ATGTCGACTGCGCAAAAAGCGATTGCCACAGCACGCGAGGGTACTCGACTCGATGATGCCCAGGTGCTCGCGCTTGCCGACCTCACGGATCTGCGTCCACTGCTGGCGGCCGCGGAGGAGCTCACGCTGGAGGGTCACGGACGGGCGGTGACCTACTCGCGCAAGGTCTTCATCCCGCTGACCCAGCTTTGTCGCGACGTCTGTCACTACTGTACCTTCGCCAAGGCGCCGCGCTCGCTCAAGCAGGCCTATCTCAGTCCCGATGAGGTTGTGGAGATCGCCCGTACCGGCGCCGCCGCCGGCTGCAAGGAAGCGCTTTTCACGCTTGGCGACAAGCCCGAACTGCGCTACTCGGCTGCCCGGCGCGCGCTCGCCGAACTCGGACATTCGAGCACCCTCGAATACCTGGAGGCGGCCGCGCGCTCGGTGTTCACCCAGGTCGGACTGTTGCCGCATCTCAATCCAGGCGTCATGAATCGCGAGGATCTGCAGCGGCTGCGACCTGTCTCGGTCTCCATGGGCCTGATGCTCGAGACGGCCTCGGAACGCCTGAGCGCACGCGGCGGTCCACACTTCGGCTCGCCGGACAAGTGGCCGGCACGGCGGCTGGAAACGATCGAATGGGCAGGCGAACTGGCCATCCCCTTCACCACCGGGCTGCTGATCGGGATCGGCGAGACGCGGCTCGAGCGGCTCGAAGCATTGCTGGCACTGCGCGCATTGCATGAGCGTTATGGACATCTGCAGGAAGTCATCATACAGAACTTCCGCGCCAAGCCAGGTACGCGCATGAGCCAGGCGCCCGAGCCTTCGCTGCAGGAGCATCTCTGGACGATTGCCGTGGCACGCCTGGTGCTGGGCCCACGTTTTTCGCTGCAGGCGCCGCCCAACCTGCAGCCCGGAGCGCTCGCCGCTCTGGTGCGGGCCGGCGTGAACGATTGGGGTGGCGTATCGCCCGTGACCCCCGACCACGTGAATCCGGAAGCGCCCTGGCCGCATTTGGAAACGCTCGCAACCGAAACAGCCGCCGCAGACCGCGAACTCACCGAGCGGTTGGGAATCGCTCCGCCTTTCGTGCGCACGCCGGAGCACTGGGTCGATCCTGCACTGCTCAGCGCGGTGCGCCGCGCTGCCGACACTCGCGGCCTGGCCCGCACCGATCTCTGGCACGCGGGTGCTGCGACCCCGGTACCGGCGGCCGCCTACACCTGGATTCGCGAGGCGGTGCGCGACACGGGTACCGGTATCTCGCACCGCTCCGGCCTGTCGCGTCCCATTGCTCGCGCACTGGCCCGTGCCGGCCGCGGCGCGTCGCTCGAAGAAAGTGACATCGAACAGCTGTTCTACGCCGCCGGCCGTGATTTGCACGAAGTGCTCCGGGCTGCGGATCTGGTGCGTGAGGATGCGGTGGGTGACGAGGTCTCTTATATCGTCAACCGCAACATCAACTACACCAATATCTGTACTTATCGCTGTGGGTTCTGCGCCTTTTCCAAAGGCCGCAGCGCTCGCGATCTACGTGGACCCGCCTATCGCATCGATACCGATGAGATTGCGCAGCGGGCCGTCGAGGCGCACGCCGCCGGCGCCACAGAAGTGTGTCTGCAAGGTGGGATTCATCCAAGCTACACGGGCGAGACCTATCTATCGATCGTCGCCGCGGTGAAAGCGGCCGTACCCGACATGCATGTACATGCCTTCTCGCCGCTGGAAATCATGCATGGCGCGCGCACGCTGCAGCTCTCGCTGGTGGATTATTTGCGCCGGCTCAAGGCGGCCGGGCTCTCGACACTACCGGGTACCGCGGCTGAAATACTGGACGATGAAGTCCGGGCGATCATCTGTCCGGACAAGCTCTCGACCAATGAATGGCTGCAGGTCATGCGCACGGCCCATGGCATCGGCCTGAAGAGCACCTCGACTATGATGTTCGGACACGTGGAGCAGCCGCGACACTGGGCACGTCACCTGTTGCATATTCGCACGCTGCAAAAACGCACCGGCGGCTTTACCGAGTTCGTACCCCTGCCCTTCGTGCACATGGAAGCGCCGATGTGGCGCAAGGGGCTGGCACGCTCCGGCGTGAGCTTCCGTGAAGCGCTGCTGGTGCATGCGATCGCCCGCCTGGCGTTGCATCCGTTGATCCCCAATATCCAGACCTCGTGGGTGAAGATGGGCCCTGAAGGAGCGGCGCTTACGTTACAAGCCGGTGCGAACGATCTTGGCGGCACGCTCATGAACGAATCCATCACGCGTGCCGCTGGCGGAGTCAACGGTCAGGAACTCGATGCGGCAGGTATCGAGCGTCTGGCCCAAACCCTCGGACGCCCCACCTTCCAACGCACCACGCTTTATCAGCGCGCGCATACCAATATCGCGACGCCGTTCATCGCTATCGCTCAATAG